The Chlorocebus sabaeus isolate Y175 chromosome 16, mChlSab1.0.hap1, whole genome shotgun sequence genome window below encodes:
- the LOC140708679 gene encoding somatotropin-like isoform X1, whose product MAAGSRTSLLLVFALLCLPWLQEAGRVPSVPLSRLFDHAMIQAHRLHQLAFDTYEEFEEAYIPNEKKHSIMENPQASFCFADSIPTPSNLEETQQKSVSGYLLPKAGMGEACGQRPRAAQPLRVLPLQNLELLRISLLLIQSWLEPVQFLSSVFANSLVHDTSDSDVHDLLKDLEEGIQTLMGRLQDGSPQTGQIFKQTYSKFDTHSQNDDSLLKNYGLLHCFRKDMDMVETFLRMVQCRTVEGSCGF is encoded by the exons ATGGCTGCAG GCTCCCGGACATCCCTGCTCCTGGTTTTTGCcctcctctgcctgccttggcttcaaGAGGCTGGTAGGGTCCCAAGCGTACCCTTATCCAGGCTTTTTGACCACGCTATGATCCAAGCCCATCGCCTGCACCAACTGGCCTTTGACACCTACGAGGAGTTT GAAGAAGCCTATATcccaaatgaaaagaagcattcgaTCATGGAGAACCCCCAGGCCTCCTTCTGCTTCGCAGACTCTATTCCCACACCCTCCAACTTGGAGGAAACGCAGCAGAAATCCGTGAGTGGATACCTTCTCCCCAAGGCGGGGATGGGGGAGGCCTGTGGTCAGAGGCCCCGGGCAGCACAGCCACTGCGTGTCCTTCCCCTGCAGAACCTAGAGCTGCTCCGCATCTCCCTGCTGCTCATCCAGTCGTGGCTGGAGCCCGTGCAGTTCCTCAGTAGTGTGTTTGCCAACAGCCTGGTGCATGACACCTCGGACAGCGACGTCCATGACCTCCTAAAGGACCTAGAGGAAGGCATCCAAACGTTGATGGGG AGGCTGCAAGATGGCAGCCCCCAGACTGGGCAGATCTTCAAGCAGACCTACAGCAAGTTTGACACACACTCACAGAACGATGACTCACTGCTCAAGAACTACGGGCTGCTCCACTGCTTCAGGAAGGATATGGACATGGTCGAGACATTCCTGCGCATGGTGCAGTGCCGCACTGTGGAGGGCAGCTGTGGCTTCTAG
- the LOC140708679 gene encoding somatotropin-like isoform X2 encodes MAAGSRTSLLLVFALLCLPWLQEAGRVPSVPLSRLFDHAMIQAHRLHQLAFDTYEEFEEAYIPNEKKHSIMENPQASFCFADSIPTPSNLEETQQKSNLELLRISLLLIQSWLEPVQFLSSVFANSLVHDTSDSDVHDLLKDLEEGIQTLMGRLQDGSPQTGQIFKQTYSKFDTHSQNDDSLLKNYGLLHCFRKDMDMVETFLRMVQCRTVEGSCGF; translated from the exons ATGGCTGCAG GCTCCCGGACATCCCTGCTCCTGGTTTTTGCcctcctctgcctgccttggcttcaaGAGGCTGGTAGGGTCCCAAGCGTACCCTTATCCAGGCTTTTTGACCACGCTATGATCCAAGCCCATCGCCTGCACCAACTGGCCTTTGACACCTACGAGGAGTTT GAAGAAGCCTATATcccaaatgaaaagaagcattcgaTCATGGAGAACCCCCAGGCCTCCTTCTGCTTCGCAGACTCTATTCCCACACCCTCCAACTTGGAGGAAACGCAGCAGAAATCC AACCTAGAGCTGCTCCGCATCTCCCTGCTGCTCATCCAGTCGTGGCTGGAGCCCGTGCAGTTCCTCAGTAGTGTGTTTGCCAACAGCCTGGTGCATGACACCTCGGACAGCGACGTCCATGACCTCCTAAAGGACCTAGAGGAAGGCATCCAAACGTTGATGGGG AGGCTGCAAGATGGCAGCCCCCAGACTGGGCAGATCTTCAAGCAGACCTACAGCAAGTTTGACACACACTCACAGAACGATGACTCACTGCTCAAGAACTACGGGCTGCTCCACTGCTTCAGGAAGGATATGGACATGGTCGAGACATTCCTGCGCATGGTGCAGTGCCGCACTGTGGAGGGCAGCTGTGGCTTCTAG